Proteins from a genomic interval of Vibrio casei:
- a CDS encoding LysR family transcriptional regulator, with protein MLLEGIETLLVLSNEKTMSRVGSQLYISQSAVSKRIALLEKKLGKKLIVPDGRHVRLTADAQELIMNIGPTFQELQGQIFDQHTFQDDTLINLDCSETLVAGYLNGMMGEYLKRDPAIRISTHHTPRIVERVQSGKATVGFCAGHISMLHGLKALHLWDEPFVIVSRDSIYDLPKQLITNDLSNPANRYQLDILSQLGINALMEMDSYTASAQLALGGVASALVPLSVIKTLNIEPKYCFNFPELVPLFRPINLCLRSNTHRNERVKAMIAAIADVVPTKA; from the coding sequence ATGTTACTTGAAGGCATTGAAACACTACTGGTTCTTAGTAATGAAAAGACCATGAGTCGTGTGGGGAGCCAACTTTATATTAGCCAGTCAGCAGTGAGTAAACGGATCGCTTTACTTGAAAAAAAACTGGGTAAAAAGTTGATTGTTCCAGATGGTAGGCATGTTCGCTTAACCGCTGACGCGCAAGAACTGATTATGAATATTGGTCCGACGTTCCAAGAACTACAAGGACAGATATTTGATCAACATACTTTTCAAGATGACACATTAATCAATCTCGATTGCTCTGAAACTTTAGTGGCAGGCTATCTTAATGGCATGATGGGAGAGTATTTAAAGCGAGATCCAGCAATTCGAATTAGCACACATCATACGCCAAGAATTGTAGAAAGAGTTCAATCGGGAAAAGCAACGGTTGGCTTTTGTGCTGGACATATTTCAATGCTACATGGACTGAAAGCATTACATTTATGGGATGAACCATTTGTTATTGTGAGTAGGGATTCGATATATGACCTACCTAAGCAACTGATAACGAATGATTTGTCAAACCCTGCTAACCGTTATCAATTGGATATTTTAAGTCAATTAGGAATTAATGCTTTAATGGAAATGGATTCTTATACAGCCTCGGCTCAATTGGCTTTGGGAGGAGTAGCATCGGCGCTTGTGCCACTCTCTGTGATTAAAACGTTGAATATTGAGCCGAAGTATTGTTTTAATTTTCCTGAGTTAGTACCGCTGTTTCGTCCTATCAATTTATGCTTACGCTCTAATACTCATAGGAATGAAAGAGTTAAAGCAATGATAGCAGCCATTGCTGATGTTGTTCCCACAAAAGCTTGA
- a CDS encoding TSUP family transporter gives MDLSFEMMALLVAVAAVAGFIDAMAGGGGLITLPVLLAAGVPPTQALATNKLQSSFGSFSASLYFIRSGAVKLQSMWLSIVCTFIGAALGAEAVQHIKPDILMSLIPIVLIAISSYFLFSSSVTPHPEDKPKLSEAAFAFIIGGGVGFYDGFLGPGTGSIFAVCFVAIGRYTLVAATARTKVLNFTSNIAALSFFILADLPIWELGLTMAIGGFIGARLGAKVVLGSGQKWIKPLVIIMSMTMALKLLWEQHQQWLLSLL, from the coding sequence ATGGATTTATCATTTGAAATGATGGCTCTGCTAGTCGCAGTGGCCGCTGTCGCAGGATTTATTGATGCGATGGCTGGTGGAGGTGGTTTAATTACCCTACCAGTTCTTTTAGCGGCTGGCGTACCTCCAACTCAGGCTCTTGCTACAAATAAACTACAAAGTTCATTTGGTAGTTTTTCTGCCAGTTTATATTTTATACGCAGCGGTGCAGTAAAACTTCAATCTATGTGGTTATCGATTGTATGTACTTTTATTGGAGCTGCATTAGGCGCTGAAGCGGTTCAACATATCAAACCTGATATTTTAATGAGTTTAATTCCTATCGTTCTAATCGCCATTTCCAGCTATTTTCTTTTTTCTTCTTCAGTCACTCCTCATCCGGAAGATAAGCCCAAATTATCAGAAGCTGCATTTGCCTTCATCATTGGCGGCGGTGTTGGCTTTTATGATGGATTTTTAGGGCCTGGTACTGGTTCTATTTTTGCCGTTTGTTTTGTCGCAATTGGAAGGTATACACTGGTAGCCGCAACCGCGAGAACCAAAGTTCTCAACTTTACGTCCAACATTGCTGCCCTATCTTTTTTTATATTGGCCGACCTGCCAATTTGGGAGCTCGGACTAACCATGGCAATTGGTGGTTTCATTGGTGCTCGCCTTGGTGCAAAAGTGGTTCTCGGTAGCGGTCAAAAATGGATCAAACCTTTAGTTATTATCATGTCAATGACAATGGCACTCAAGCTTTTGTGGGAACAACATCAGCAATGGCTGCTATCATTGCTTTAA
- a CDS encoding YbfB/YjiJ family MFS transporter: protein MIKNSEWPALLMGLMATFIGIGISRFAYTPFIPSLIESSWFTQSEAAYLGAANLVGYFVGAWRSHGVSERFGVIRTILASFVLVALSLALSHQPLPFWMFAILRFVAGSAGATLMVVAPSYALMSTPAERRPIVGSCIFTGIGFGILFSSLLAPILVSQGLSTSWMILCGMTIIAMFIASWGMRHLHRIAQNKQPHEDAKAPSKSVSVVIFFVFIAYGLDAAGFIPHTVFWVDFLAREQGLGTQEASFQWGVLGIGAVFGALLAGQLAYRIGWGHSLSIAFLLFTIAILLPFFSTETVFRYMSSFIVGAMIPAIVTLVSGRLSELVSPVQHKKYWGVATAYFAAAQALSGLMMSAFYDWVGQYHWLFLLGSIVMFFGFICIQMSQKKQGLLEVLRQN, encoded by the coding sequence ATGATAAAAAACTCCGAATGGCCGGCTTTATTGATGGGCTTAATGGCGACTTTTATTGGGATTGGCATTTCACGTTTTGCTTATACTCCTTTTATTCCATCATTAATTGAATCATCCTGGTTCACGCAATCGGAAGCGGCTTATCTCGGCGCTGCAAACCTGGTTGGGTATTTTGTAGGGGCATGGCGAAGTCATGGAGTTTCTGAGCGTTTTGGCGTGATAAGAACGATCCTCGCTTCTTTTGTGTTGGTTGCCTTAAGTTTAGCGTTAAGTCATCAACCCTTACCATTTTGGATGTTTGCTATATTAAGATTTGTGGCTGGTTCGGCTGGCGCGACATTAATGGTGGTGGCTCCCTCGTACGCTTTAATGTCAACGCCTGCGGAGCGCCGACCTATTGTGGGATCGTGTATATTTACTGGAATTGGTTTTGGAATTTTATTTTCGTCGCTTTTAGCCCCTATTCTAGTGTCTCAAGGGTTAAGTACCAGTTGGATGATTTTGTGTGGAATGACGATCATCGCCATGTTTATTGCAAGCTGGGGAATGAGGCATCTTCATCGAATAGCACAAAATAAACAGCCTCATGAGGATGCAAAAGCACCTTCGAAATCCGTTTCTGTTGTTATCTTCTTTGTCTTTATTGCTTATGGATTAGACGCAGCGGGTTTTATACCACATACCGTTTTTTGGGTGGATTTTTTAGCAAGAGAACAAGGTCTTGGGACGCAAGAAGCCTCATTTCAATGGGGAGTTTTAGGGATTGGTGCGGTGTTTGGGGCGCTTCTTGCTGGGCAATTGGCTTACAGGATTGGTTGGGGGCATTCTCTTTCTATTGCATTCTTATTATTTACAATCGCTATTTTATTGCCGTTTTTTTCAACGGAGACGGTTTTTCGATATATGTCGTCGTTTATTGTCGGCGCTATGATTCCAGCGATTGTGACTTTAGTGTCAGGACGGCTTTCTGAATTAGTTTCCCCGGTTCAACATAAAAAGTATTGGGGGGTGGCTACTGCGTACTTTGCCGCAGCCCAAGCGTTATCTGGACTTATGATGTCGGCCTTTTATGACTGGGTCGGGCAATACCATTGGCTATTTCTATTGGGTTCTATTGTCATGTTTTTCGGTTTTATATGTATTCAAATGAGCCAGAAGAAACAAGGCTTGCTAGAAGTGTTAAGGCAAAACTAG
- a CDS encoding LysR substrate-binding domain-containing protein — protein MIKRQTQGAVSRQILALEQRLEISLFQRHARGLYLTEKGAEFLPLIETALNQIQRAVEKISHDKHTIRLKAPSCITSWLLPKLMQFQQTHPDIDVELTSSINHKVNFSTEHFDAAIGYGELDKLPKLDHQLSSELLFEEKLTPMCSPSLLTGSSPLTLETFADVTWLHATPDQSDWKLWLKQLSNNLHRPEITSMRAKQNQHFATLDLSINAAIQGFGMAIGDVTLAKTELAMGRLTTPHSLAVSSGKGYFLMRPKSSFNPNLDRLINELLHRPL, from the coding sequence GTGATCAAGAGACAGACTCAAGGGGCGGTCAGTAGACAGATCCTCGCTCTCGAACAACGCCTAGAGATCTCGTTATTTCAACGCCATGCAAGAGGGTTATACTTAACAGAGAAAGGGGCTGAATTCTTACCATTAATAGAAACAGCATTAAATCAAATTCAGCGAGCAGTCGAGAAAATCTCTCACGATAAGCACACCATAAGGCTAAAGGCACCAAGTTGTATTACCTCTTGGCTATTACCTAAACTGATGCAATTCCAGCAAACCCACCCTGATATTGATGTTGAGCTTACTTCTTCCATCAACCATAAAGTCAACTTTTCAACGGAGCACTTTGATGCCGCAATTGGTTATGGTGAGTTAGACAAATTACCAAAATTAGACCATCAGCTTAGTAGTGAACTGCTTTTTGAAGAAAAACTCACACCGATGTGCTCACCGAGTTTATTAACAGGAAGCTCACCGCTCACATTAGAAACATTCGCGGATGTAACTTGGCTGCATGCTACTCCAGACCAATCAGATTGGAAACTTTGGCTTAAACAGCTCAGTAACAACTTACATCGTCCAGAAATTACCAGCATGAGAGCAAAACAAAACCAACACTTCGCAACATTAGATCTCTCTATCAATGCGGCCATTCAAGGATTTGGTATGGCTATCGGTGATGTGACATTAGCAAAAACAGAGTTAGCGATGGGAAGACTCACCACCCCTCACTCCTTAGCAGTTTCTTCCGGAAAAGGGTATTTTTTAATGAGACCAAAATCATCGTTTAACCCAAATTTAGATCGCTTAATAAACGAATTGTTACATCGACCATTGTAA
- a CDS encoding IS4-like element ISPrst1 family transposase: protein MIVKAAEWAQNNFGNAELGDKRRTKRLVTLVTDLVSNIGMSVVKSSQTSDKIEAAYRFIRNEKIKAQDIETSAFNTTAELVNNYDLLLALEDTTSLNFSYKSVNPELGPLGNSTKARGMMAHSVLLFAPNEQNVVGLIEQQRWCRSLSSHGRGSKHLEYKYEDKESFKWQRASTHVAKRLKSNMSKVISVCDREADIYEYLRYKTQNNHRFVVRSMQSRRLTEENNKLYSFSENLVSVAQRTICISQRGATKTSAARKKRLVNCDIKYSPVTLKVPGNKRGNLEDISLYYVGCHENSTGSKEPLRWHLLTSEKINNADDAKRIIEFYEKRWLIEDYHKAWKSGGTKVESLRMQTKNSLEKMTVILSFIAIRIQQLRYVGLNKDKAKNTSCETLLTPLEWKLLWIKVEGVQPPKLTPNIHWAYISLGKLAGWNNSKLTGRISWITLWEGWFKLQTLVEGYRITQDFIFDL from the coding sequence ATGATTGTCAAAGCTGCTGAGTGGGCACAGAATAATTTTGGTAATGCTGAGCTAGGTGATAAAAGACGGACAAAACGACTCGTTACTTTAGTTACTGACTTAGTCAGTAACATTGGTATGTCGGTAGTAAAATCATCACAAACATCGGACAAAATTGAGGCTGCTTATCGCTTTATTCGAAATGAAAAAATCAAGGCTCAAGATATTGAAACGTCAGCATTTAACACTACAGCAGAGCTCGTTAACAATTATGATTTATTGCTTGCTTTAGAAGATACAACATCCCTTAATTTCAGTTATAAATCCGTCAACCCTGAACTTGGCCCTTTAGGGAATAGTACAAAAGCTAGGGGGATGATGGCTCATTCTGTATTGTTATTTGCACCAAATGAACAAAATGTTGTGGGCCTTATCGAACAACAGCGTTGGTGCCGAAGCCTCTCCTCTCATGGTAGAGGAAGTAAACATTTAGAATATAAATATGAAGATAAAGAAAGCTTTAAATGGCAAAGAGCTTCAACTCATGTTGCCAAGAGACTTAAATCGAATATGAGTAAAGTTATATCTGTCTGCGATCGTGAAGCAGATATTTATGAATATCTTCGATATAAAACTCAAAATAACCATCGTTTTGTTGTTCGTTCGATGCAAAGTCGGAGACTCACAGAGGAAAACAATAAACTCTATTCTTTTTCAGAAAATTTAGTCAGTGTTGCTCAAAGAACAATTTGCATATCTCAAAGAGGCGCAACAAAAACCTCAGCAGCTAGGAAAAAGAGATTAGTAAACTGCGATATCAAATACTCACCTGTTACATTAAAAGTTCCGGGGAATAAGCGCGGTAATCTTGAAGATATAAGTCTTTATTATGTTGGCTGCCATGAGAACTCAACTGGCTCTAAAGAGCCATTGAGATGGCATTTATTGACTTCTGAAAAAATCAATAATGCTGATGACGCAAAGCGAATCATAGAGTTCTATGAGAAAAGGTGGCTAATTGAGGACTACCATAAAGCTTGGAAGTCTGGGGGGACAAAAGTCGAATCATTACGCATGCAGACAAAAAATAGCCTTGAAAAAATGACTGTCATATTGTCATTTATTGCTATTAGGATTCAGCAGCTTAGGTATGTAGGGTTAAATAAAGATAAAGCTAAAAATACCAGTTGTGAAACACTATTGACGCCTTTGGAGTGGAAGTTACTTTGGATAAAAGTTGAAGGTGTACAACCTCCTAAATTAACGCCCAATATTCATTGGGCTTACATTAGCCTAGGTAAATTAGCAGGTTGGAACAATAGTAAACTAACAGGGAGAATAAGTTGGATCACCCTATGGGAAGGATGGTTTAAGTTGCAGACTTTGGTTGAAGGATATCGAATAACCCAAGACTTCATTTTTGATTTGTGA
- a CDS encoding LysR family transcriptional regulator, with amino-acid sequence MSHRLPSTKELHAFVITAEELNFTSAAQRLNLTQGLSLIHKSLFLEL; translated from the coding sequence ATGTCACATCGACTCCCTTCGACGAAAGAACTACACGCTTTTGTGATCACTGCGGAAGAATTAAACTTCACATCAGCAGCTCAACGCTTAAACCTTACTCAAGGGCTGTCTCTTATACACAAATCATTATTTCTGGAACTTTAA
- the hisC gene encoding histidinol-phosphate transaminase codes for MSSLADKLVPPAVEKLIPYQSARRIARQTGNTGHLWLNANELESCCQYGDIDGGKNAHYNRYPDFLPHDIAADYQRYCEQQLDGALSLSTEIIAVRGADEAIDLIVRTFCQPGHDQILICPPTYGMYEFCADAFAVNTAIVPLLDTFQLNVDAIKKQLPQTSVVFLCSPNNPTGNVLHQNDLMDLLEASKNTSLVVVDEAYIEFAPHTSAVHLMATYPHLIVIRTLSKAFGLAAIRVGFLLADSSVMSYISRLVAPYPIADPSAEIAQKALSERGILQMNQQTERLIEVRDWFIEALSSLPIVQTIYDSSTNFVLVRFRGQTNMYDYLISQGIVARSPANESSVEGCVRISIGSKASMVEVFEALKHFTE; via the coding sequence ATGAGTTCTTTAGCCGATAAATTAGTCCCGCCAGCAGTAGAAAAACTCATACCTTATCAATCGGCTAGGCGTATTGCTCGTCAAACAGGAAATACAGGGCATTTATGGTTAAATGCCAATGAATTGGAATCATGTTGCCAATACGGTGATATCGATGGTGGTAAAAATGCCCATTACAATCGTTATCCTGATTTTTTACCTCATGATATTGCGGCAGATTATCAGCGTTATTGTGAGCAGCAATTAGATGGGGCATTGTCACTTTCAACGGAAATAATTGCGGTTAGAGGCGCCGATGAGGCTATTGATTTAATCGTTCGAACCTTTTGCCAGCCTGGTCATGATCAAATTCTTATTTGTCCACCGACTTATGGAATGTATGAGTTTTGTGCCGATGCCTTTGCAGTGAATACGGCGATAGTTCCTCTGCTTGATACTTTTCAATTAAATGTGGATGCGATAAAAAAACAATTACCACAAACCAGTGTTGTGTTTTTATGCTCACCGAATAATCCAACCGGTAATGTACTTCACCAAAATGATTTAATGGATTTATTAGAGGCGAGCAAAAACACTTCTTTAGTGGTGGTTGATGAAGCCTATATTGAATTTGCTCCACACACTTCGGCCGTACATCTTATGGCAACGTATCCTCATTTAATCGTGATTAGAACGCTATCGAAAGCATTTGGTTTAGCTGCCATTCGAGTGGGGTTTTTATTGGCCGATTCTAGCGTGATGAGCTACATTTCGCGCTTAGTTGCCCCATACCCTATTGCGGATCCTAGTGCTGAAATTGCTCAAAAAGCATTATCTGAAAGAGGGATCTTACAAATGAACCAGCAGACAGAACGATTAATTGAAGTGCGGGATTGGTTTATAGAAGCACTGTCGTCATTACCTATCGTGCAGACGATCTATGATTCTAGTACTAACTTTGTGTTGGTGAGATTTCGTGGGCAAACCAATATGTATGATTACTTGATCAGCCAAGGCATCGTCGCAAGAAGCCCTGCGAATGAATCCAGTGTTGAAGGTTGTGTCCGAATTTCGATTGGCAGCAAAGCCAGTATGGTGGAAGTTTTTGAAGCGCTAAAGCATTTTACCGAATGA
- a CDS encoding ABC transporter substrate-binding protein, with product MKKIMTLAMAVCSMWWLPVQASDQQASDQQVVRLASDFTYPPFNYKDANGQPAGFDIEIAAALCQAANFKCEWTTQDWDGLIPALLARKSDVIMASMRITEERKKRILFTNKYYQTPARFVAKSNADFTMDVSGLTGKNIGVQIGTIHDNYVTEKFGDVANIKRYKGQDEVYLDLESGRLDAAFGNADQLQLAFLDKPLGKGFALVGAPVTDKAYVGEGTALALRKQDKKLAEAFNKAIAEIRQNGTYDKIASKYFNFDIYGE from the coding sequence ATGAAAAAAATAATGACGCTTGCAATGGCAGTGTGCTCTATGTGGTGGTTACCTGTTCAAGCTTCCGATCAACAAGCTTCCGATCAACAAGTGGTGCGTCTAGCCTCTGATTTTACTTACCCACCTTTTAATTATAAAGATGCTAATGGTCAACCTGCTGGATTTGATATTGAGATAGCGGCTGCTTTATGTCAGGCAGCAAACTTTAAATGTGAGTGGACGACTCAAGATTGGGATGGGCTGATACCGGCTTTACTTGCACGTAAATCAGATGTGATCATGGCTTCTATGCGCATTACCGAAGAGCGCAAGAAGCGTATTCTATTTACCAATAAGTACTACCAAACTCCCGCACGTTTTGTCGCCAAAAGTAATGCCGATTTTACTATGGATGTATCGGGCTTAACGGGAAAAAATATTGGTGTTCAAATTGGTACTATTCATGATAACTACGTAACTGAAAAATTCGGAGATGTTGCAAATATTAAACGCTATAAAGGCCAAGATGAAGTGTATCTTGATTTAGAAAGTGGCCGCTTAGATGCCGCGTTTGGGAATGCAGACCAACTTCAATTGGCCTTTTTAGATAAGCCGCTTGGTAAAGGTTTTGCTTTAGTAGGCGCGCCAGTCACCGATAAAGCTTATGTTGGAGAAGGCACGGCACTTGCGCTTCGTAAACAAGATAAGAAACTTGCCGAAGCGTTCAACAAGGCGATTGCTGAAATTCGTCAAAATGGAACTTACGACAAAATAGCGTCGAAGTATTTTAACTTTGATATCTATGGGGAGTAA
- a CDS encoding MltR family transcriptional regulator produces the protein MTEELNETEIIERLNHAPTVRGFFIQTVEIFNDAIDALIKRIFRKDNFAVQSVVGPLLQDSGPLGDLNVRLKLLFGLGVLPDGIYHDIEDIIKLRNKLNSDGLEYSFTDPIILETIKRLHLVSKLSMVPLQITEPDDDIDLEFYQLQLQRQQQVIKSGLSLAIVDICHELKRDSPF, from the coding sequence ATGACCGAAGAACTGAACGAAACAGAAATCATTGAACGTTTAAACCATGCCCCAACGGTAAGAGGATTTTTCATCCAAACCGTTGAAATTTTTAATGATGCCATCGATGCACTCATCAAACGAATATTTCGTAAAGATAATTTTGCGGTGCAATCCGTCGTCGGCCCACTGTTACAAGATTCAGGCCCTTTAGGGGATCTCAATGTCCGTTTAAAGCTTTTATTCGGACTTGGGGTACTGCCTGATGGGATTTATCACGATATTGAAGACATCATTAAACTCAGAAATAAACTCAATAGTGATGGGTTAGAATATTCCTTTACTGACCCCATCATCTTAGAAACCATTAAACGGCTCCACCTTGTCAGTAAACTCAGCATGGTTCCCCTGCAAATCACGGAACCTGATGATGATATTGATTTGGAATTTTACCAACTGCAATTACAACGCCAACAACAAGTCATCAAATCTGGCCTATCATTAGCAATTGTTGATATTTGCCATGAATTAAAAAGAGACAGCCCATTCTAA
- a CDS encoding mannitol-1-phosphate 5-dehydrogenase → MKNAVHFGAGNIGRGFIGKLLADADVQVTFADVDAPLIDQISHKQEYKVKVVGATCRTDTVSHVTAVNSASDDVIDRIAHTDLVTTAVGPNVLDIIAKTIAKGITKRFAASNESPLNIIACENMIRGTTHLKGEVYKYLDTSLHAKADELIGFVDSAVDRIVPPAEAANDDPLGVTVESFSEWIVDESQFKGDIPDIAGMEKTDNLMAFVERKLFTLNTGHCITAYLGCLKGHKTIREAIEDPEIYFDVKQAMQESGAVLIKRYHFDPTLHAAYINKILERFANPYLVDEVSRVGRQPIRKLGENDRLIKPLLGTIEYNTANETLLKGIAAACKYQNETDPQAVELQKAIKNQGIKKSLADYTGLDESSLEVQKIEQIYKQL, encoded by the coding sequence ATGAAAAATGCAGTTCATTTTGGTGCAGGTAATATTGGTCGTGGCTTTATTGGAAAACTCTTAGCCGATGCTGATGTTCAAGTTACTTTCGCTGACGTCGATGCACCATTAATTGACCAGATTAGCCACAAACAAGAATACAAAGTTAAAGTGGTCGGAGCGACATGCCGCACCGATACGGTTAGCCACGTCACGGCTGTCAATTCAGCTAGTGACGATGTTATTGACCGAATCGCCCACACCGATTTGGTCACCACGGCGGTTGGCCCTAACGTGTTAGATATCATCGCTAAAACCATAGCAAAAGGGATCACTAAACGCTTTGCAGCAAGTAATGAAAGCCCACTCAATATCATTGCTTGTGAAAACATGATCCGAGGTACCACCCATTTAAAAGGGGAAGTTTACAAGTACCTTGATACCAGCCTACATGCTAAAGCAGACGAACTTATTGGCTTTGTCGATTCAGCAGTTGACCGTATTGTCCCACCCGCAGAAGCGGCGAATGATGATCCTTTAGGAGTCACCGTTGAAAGTTTCAGTGAGTGGATTGTCGATGAAAGCCAATTTAAAGGTGACATACCTGATATCGCTGGCATGGAAAAAACCGATAATCTCATGGCTTTTGTTGAGCGTAAACTTTTCACGCTGAATACTGGCCACTGCATTACCGCTTATTTAGGGTGCTTAAAAGGCCACAAAACGATTAGAGAAGCCATTGAAGATCCGGAAATTTACTTTGATGTCAAACAAGCCATGCAAGAAAGCGGAGCTGTGCTTATTAAACGCTACCACTTCGACCCTACGCTGCATGCTGCGTATATTAATAAAATTTTAGAACGATTCGCTAACCCCTATTTAGTCGATGAAGTCAGCCGCGTTGGCCGCCAACCAATACGAAAATTAGGTGAAAATGATAGGCTAATCAAACCATTACTCGGTACAATTGAGTACAACACAGCAAACGAAACCCTATTAAAAGGGATTGCTGCCGCTTGTAAGTATCAAAATGAAACCGATCCACAAGCGGTAGAGTTACAAAAAGCGATTAAAAATCAAGGTATTAAAAAATCACTTGCCGATTATACTGGCCTTGATGAAAGCAGCCTTGAAGTCCAAAAAATTGAGCAGATTTATAAGCAACTGTAA